The genomic region TGCTGCTGTCACTCCATTAAAAGGGGAGCAACATGAAATGAAGACATGCCTTACTCAGGAATGGTTACAGTAATCTTGTCTAATGCTTTTAACTGCATGCAATGTGACTGCATGTAAAATGAACACTCAACCCTGATGTTTCATTAAAAGAGCTTTAtttgccttttttaaaatttgtttttaatttgtatttgatTACTGGTTTTTAACTCTCAGAAAGGATTATAGAAATGCAAGACAACTCATGACTTTTAATTTCAGATGGGAGctgattttatttcttacagATAGTTGTCTCcttttaattctttaattatttacaatatGTAAACAAGTGAAGACCTGAAGTGAAATACAAATACAACATAGATCAACTCTGCTTTTGTCAGCTTTAAATCAAGCAATATCTGCAGGATGAATGACCTCAGTAAGATGGCTACATAGAATGTCTTTGATGGGTCATGTAGTGAGAATCAAACCTTAAACATGTTGTGAATTAATAAATCCCACTGTTTCAAAAGATCcaccataaaaataataataataataataacaataataataataataataaagtaaccaTCTCTCTGGAGGCACCGGTAAGTGCAGCgggtacataaaaaaaaacaaaaaaccaacagaCAAATTAATTTGATCTGCACTGTATaaaacacaagtgtgtgtgtaaagtaaaaaaaataaaaatacagtattaCATAAGCATATTTTATATGAAAGGGTCAGACTTTGTACAAATGAATTTTATGTAGTCTAAAAACATTAAATGCCTtagaaatgtgtatatatatgtatgtatgtatatatatatatatatatatatatatatatatatatatatatatatatataaaaataaatgaaccatTTTCTTACATCCTCAGGGTGTAGTGAACTGGGCAGGTGAGGAGCACAAGTTTAATATGTCTTTGCTTTGAGctttgagaagaagaagaagaagaagaagaagaagtagaaaaagcagaagaagaaagcaCAACTTGCAGACCCCAGTCCAAAAGCATCCAGGTTGGTGACCATGGAGAAATGATAGAGAAGTTCTGGTTAGGACACTGAAACTGTGGCGCTTGCTTTAGTGTTGTCTGCTTTGGGTGAAGGAGTTTTGTGTGTTGGTGAACTTTTGCTGGCAGGAGATGAATGCTGGGCTTTGGGTGATTGTCCTGAGGTTTTTGGTACTGGAACTGCAGAGGCCTCCTCCTCTGGCTCTTGCTGAGATGCTGTggctagaaagaaaaaacaaaacaagttaaATGCTTCATTAGAATGTTTGCGAGTGCTGAATGTATATGTGGAGAGATGAGTGGTTTTGCAGTCAGTGAGTTGTAAGCATGTTGTTATTGTGAATGCTTTACAATACAGCAATTCCCTTgcatttatattcattcatcccttcatttatcttcagtagcgactttatcttggtcagagCCATAGTGGATTCATTGCCAGGTCATTGTAAGgcactgtgcacacacattcacacctatgaGCAATTTAGGGGAATCCGGAGAAACTCATGTgggcacatggagaacatgtgaaatgcCACACAGACGTTAAACCAAGGTCAGGATTGTACCTGGGACctgagctgtgaggcagcaatgttaCCTACTGCACCCCCATGCCACACTTGCATTAATAATTTTGTTTCAATTTATGAGCTTTGTCTCATTCTTTAAATATGTcgcacactatatggccaaaagtatgtgaacacctgaccgaTAACACCCATATATGCTTTCTTAATATCCCATTCCAGAATTAGTCCCTGTTTTGGTGCACACACTGTTCCAGTTCATACCAAAGGTATcgaatggggttgaggtcaggaccttggcaaaccatgtcttatggagctcactttgtgtacagggacATAGTGGAACAGGCTTGGGCCtgttagttccactgaagggaaatttgaattctacagcatacgaagtcatcctatacaattgtttgctttcaacttttttggaaggcccacatatgatAGTCatatgtccacaaacttttgcccatatagtgtatatgctCCATTGGTAATTTGGGataattattagtaataattattaattaaggaATGAAGAAAACCAATTTGTTAAGGTTATTATTTAGAACAATAAAGCAatcattttgtaataatatcCTGTACTGTTAGAAAAGGATAGGCAATTATTGTGATATTGTTTAGCACAAGATCAGCACATGTCTGGTACATGTCTCTCTCATACCTGACTGCGTGCAGGATTTCATGTGTTCGGGCCAGTGCGCTTGTTGGCAGGGATAATCACAGTAGCTGGTATTCCAACAGCAGTAGAAAATGGCCTCCTTCTTACAGTTGGCACACCACTGCTTCTTCTTCGTTTCGTCCACAGCCTGCTgtttctccacctccatctGCTTCTTTACCTCTGAAACgagcctctccctctcttgctccAAACTCTGCCTCATCTCTGCCATAGTCAGTTCTACATGCAGATATACAGCACAATCATGTACCGTCAACATAGTGAATGTACAGACTAATGCAGTTAAACATGTTTGCAAGGACAAAATACCCAGATTATGTTTCATCTCTGAAAGCTCTTGCTGATGCAACCACTGGAGCTTCTCAATCTCGATCCTTAACCTCCGTATCTGATTCACAGAATTAATGTAAAACGGGTCATTAGTGAAGAACAATGACTATTATTTGACTGTATGGAAAAACAAAGCTGTATTCAGCAGTGTACAGTGATGCAAAAAACTTCACAAAACCATCAAAAGAGACGTGCGTATCAATAAGGCCAACCTCAGCAACAGTGTTTCCTGTTGTGCTTTTGGAAAGGTCGTTGTATATCTCAGTCATTGTTCCTTTAATAGCATCCATTatctacaaagaaaaaaagcatgacTTTAGCTTTAATTTAGATGTCAGTAACTGTAActgctgaaaaataaacaaacatttcatgCTGGCTGTGTATTTGGGCTGTTATGTTTACTTACATTGTGTTTACTTACTTTAGAGGTGTACTTGGCAATGTCAGCTGCTACATCAGCAGAGGCAGGTGGGGTGAGGAAGTCCCCAGTCAAGACTGAACTAGAGGACCCAGACAAGGGCTCCTTTTGCTGGACAGCTGGttaaaaacacaaatcaaatgagagagagagagagagagagagagagagagagagagagagagagagagacagagagtatgAGTGATCGAGAGAAAAAGTACCCTACATAAAGTATTTACATTGGCATACTGACATGTTCCTACACTGACCTGCCTAATCTAATTCCCATGGAAAATAGCGTTTCTGATCCTTGGACTGTGTTCAGAAAGAATATTAGCAACACAAAGAGTTCTCCCAAGTGGCACATGACATTCCTAATTAAGAGTTTCTCCTTAAAACCCATTCACAAAACTGCTGAGAGGAACTTTCAGTAAGAAATTTCTAGATAAGAAGGAAGCCTAGGTCGATATGCCTTCATTTTTATCAGTGATGTGGTCGTAGATTGTGCAGTAACCTCAAATGAAACATGCccataaaaattaaataaattaaagaaaatgaaactgcTGCTGATTTCATacttgaaaaatatatatataataatcataTCCACATGTGAAGTATATTTTTAGCAAACTGTCAAGGTATTGAGTTACATAGTCCCCAGTAGCAGACCACACTGTAGTGCATTTATGGCTTTTAAGTTTGTAGAGGAAAACAAACATATTCGACCCGTCAgcctttagattttttttccacatagtATGAAGTCAAGCgcactttcattttctttttgtaatcATAATATGACGTTTTCATTCCCAAGTTTATTGTGAAGACCTCAACCTAAACCAATCACTGTAGATATTGAGTAATGACATCATTGACTACGtgtacatggacagcaataatctaattattgaccgtattctgaataagacaatattgtgattaaggtgttttagaatattcctttcatgttcctgttttacatgttataatatagaacatagagcgattaacggcacacgtcattatgtccccatgccacgccgtccgacgttccctccagaatttcacgtatcaacatacagttcgtcttcgttatggtaccgtatacagttttgggtgtttttatttaaaatttttatgaaagcttcaagtgcagttaattattattattagtaggtaagtacgcggtttcggatgcagccgtggactcttgtttgccgtcaaacggatgagcactgccgtgtgtgttcgtgtcctgtcacaaaatgcggtgaaaactctcacacgacgttaatagtgtgattaaggtgtgtacatgtctgtaatgcacttctataatgcgactaaaataggaatactccacaggtcttaattcgatttatgtttacttcgagtatgactttagccggattaaggtcatcaataatcgctgtttacatgttagtgtcttaatcagagtatcgtcttaatcagattaatatCGGAATACTGTTGTCCCTGTAAATGTACTGATTGTCAGTAGCAACTACTGAATAGCAAAAGCAGTCTGGAGAGCAATTTTTTaagccctgttcacaccgggacgaTTTGTcagtgtgaaaaactgtctGTTTAACGCCCCAATGGCTGTAAAAGAGTGTTCACAACCAGGCGTAAAAACACGTGGCGTCAAAGCGTCAAATCTTTTAATGTCGAGGAGTTAATTTTTTTGGACGCGCCACGTGAAAAACTAGCCGACCAATGAGATTCGCGCTTTTGTTCACATGCCCGGAGCCGCTGAAGTTACGTAAAAGTATGACTTGATGGCGCTCAAGTACACAACTGTCTTAGCGACAAAGAAGATGCCAGCACCCTCCATTTAATGATAGAGTGCACAAGTGACATAGCTGAAGTAAAatccttctgcctacacacataaacaaggtgtcctttgaaagcaccagattcagatttacacactaaatactaTATACACACGTGTATTTATTAGTACTTATTATGctgtggctattttttttttgacgacactgaaatgcaagaatatattctaaatgatcaatttaattctttcagtgttttttttctacactaaatagcattgtttgtttctttatctcTTCCCTACAAATGATACTCCGCTGATTGTTAGTCCATTGTAATACgtaatatatataagtattcttgacctcttattcaaatagctaagtGCCCCATTATTGTGTCATTGTATACAGTTATGCAAGAGAATCGTCATTATCatattgaccaaaaaaaaaaagaaaaagaaaaaaaaagactattcatatTCAACACTTCATCAAAGTGCAggaatattaatttttttttggcaaaacaATAATTGCCTTATACCCAAACACTCAAAAAcaatgctattaaaaaaaaaaaaaacataatttggGTCTTCCCATAAGCTtgtgaatgctattgctgtgactttgaatcaattacatttaaaaatagtgtattgtttaaaatgagaactttatggatttagctttaaataagtatttgttgcagtggccaaatcaccaaataccttacatttcacaaaagtgcATACGTGCTTTAGCGTGTTtgtaaaaagtgtgtgaacagaTTATAGACGTCAATACTGGCTCTCTTCTACTTCTCAGTGATAAGCGggtgtcagaaacggaaagttgtgcagcgccaccttaTGTATTggattatttctgtttttcaatTAGCACCATCTACAGTCAGGGAGTGAAtctgcactttcattcagcgcGTGGCCCGAGTTTAACAGCTGGGTGtgagcacacacaaaaaaatactcAGCGAAAAAGAGTCCGTTGTGAACAGACCCTTAATCAAAATGCTAACTTTTTAAAGTTCGTtgacattaaatatattaaaacacaCGAACACGATTGCACCATTTAGATTGCTCACGATTCAGTCATCAGTGACTTCTCTGGACTACCCCTCAGGTTTCATTTAGGATCTGCTTttagtgctaaaatgctaacatttCTCAATTAGTCttaaactgaaaatattttagatGTCTTAATATTGGGATTAACACAACAATTTTTAAGATTTACTACTAAATCAGCCAATTAAGGGATACTTAAAATTCTTTATGGCTCCTGTCCTTGTATGTACTGTAAAAATTAGAGGTCTACTTAAGACCTAAAATATTCTTAGAAAAAGGCTTAAAGTAATGATctgttatactgtataactTCTCAGAACCAATCTTAGAGAGAATTAGGAGTTAATCCTAGGAGTAAATAAAGTGAATGAAAGTTCCATCACTGTAACTTGATCAAGGACACCCCATGACCCCATGTCTGTAGTACCTGCTTTGAACCTGCTATTAgtgttaataatatttttaaaaaagctttataAATGACAAAAGAAGTTTTACTTATTAGATTAACACTCCCATTTTAAAGCGTTTCCCCTGAATCAGCTAGTTAGGAGCTACTTTTAGCCTTAAAATTCTATGTGAAAGTGTTGTCTGATTTCTTAGAATTTTCTGGAACTTCTTACATCTTATACACCAACCCTGATCTCCAGTGTATCTTATAGCTCTTCACTGTCAACATGACATGTATAAACATGAAGTGTTTACTTTAGGGTTTGTGCTACAGACTTTTTAGTCTCAGGTGGAAGTGGAAGTTTCAGTCACCTTTAACAGACTGCCTAGTCTGGTAGCGGGTGCTGGCATTGCTGGAAGCCACTGGGCTTTGAGACTGTGAGCCATGTTGCTGCTTCTGAACCTTCTGCACGTGCCACTTTGGAGAGGACGTCTGGATCTTATTCCCAGTCTGGTTCCAAACCACTGATGTCTGACCAGACTGTGCTGTCTCCTTGGgcagcagagggcgctgttTCTTTACCACAGTGGACATGGAGGAATTTGTTGCTGAAGTGGTTCCTGGTACAGAGGTGGTGCTGGTGGAGGTGACGGGTGGGGCAGAGGTGGTGTTTGGTGGCTTTAAGACTGGCTGGGTTGAATCTCTTGTGCTGGGGTTGGAGGATGAAGCAGGGGGTACTGTGGATGGAGAGGCTGACGGGCTGGCAGTGGCCAGAGCCTTTCCTGAGAAGGGATATAGAGATATATGAAATCAATtgctcaaaacacacacacacacacacacacacacttagaaaaAAGACAGCACCTTCAGTTTTGACGGCTGCATTGGCTTTGGTTATAGAGTTGGAGATTGTTGAAGCCTCTCTCTTTGGTTTCTTCCTCTCTTTGCCTCCCTGCTCCTCACCAAGGTCTATCACAAGTTCTCTTTCCGAGTCTGAATCTGCATCCACAACTCCAGCCTTTCCTTCATGCCCAGCTGaaggcctctctctctgtgactgcGTCTGCTGGTTTGCCCTAGGCTTTTCCTGGGCTTCCTTCTCTGAAACGCCGCTGGCTCTCTTTTTTAGCGGCGGTTCCGAGGCCACCTTCTCGGTCACATTTTGAGACTGGTTCTTATTGCTTTGTGGTTGTGAAGATGTAGGTCtgggtctttttttgtttttaaagacagCATCCTCATGGTCTTCATTCTTCATTGCGTTTTTCAGCTCCTGCTCCTCTTCACTCGCATACTCGCTGTCACTGGAGTCAGACTTGTCAGAATCATCAGAGTCACTGTGATCCACGCCTTGGTACACATCCTCAGAGATTTCATTGATGCCTATATGCAGTATAAGGAGACAGTTACATCATTTATGTACCTCTAAGAATGAATGTGTTGTATATGATGTGCTACATGTGAAATACCTAGTTGGGCCTTGCAGCTCTCTATGGTCTTATCTAGACTTCTGGTGGGTTTCTTTGGGGAGGTAAGGAGTACAGATGGgctttgctgctgctgttgaagTACAGTCTCACTCAGCTCCTTTAGGTCCATTTCTGCCTTAATGCGGTCTGAGAGCACATCCAATAATCATCCCCATTTTGCAATAGCAAGCCCCTAATAAAATTGCTAGAGGATTTTGCTAAAGGACATTGATGATCTTTTGACATTTCTCAATTCAAATTTATTTGTGTAGAGGTTTTTACAGTACACATTGCCACAAACAAGCTTTACTGAAATCTGGGTTCATAAGCTGACAAAGTGAAAAACATCAATGACATGACTGGACATACAAAGCCATTTTTGTAAAGCTCACCAAGATTTAGGTTGAGGATGCTGGCTGTATGCTGCATTCTCTCCTGTTTAACAGGTGTTGGTGGGATGGGTTTTGGACTACCTGTGGTCTTCAGACATGCTGGTGATGCTGTAGCAAAAAATTAAGTGTCTGTTAATATTCCATATAAAAAGTATTGAGTGCAGGAGATAGTGACATCAGTCTATTAAGCAACAACATAAGATGATCTATAAGAACACTGTAGGGCTGTCTACCTGTGCAGTCCATAGAGTCTTCCCCTGTACTGCAGTGGCTAGATGGGATTCTTGTTCCTTTTTCTGATGCATCCTGCTCAAGGTCTGACCCTGTATGGACTGAGGAATTGGTGCTCATTGGAGACCTGGGAATGTCACTCATCCTCTGTCCCACACTCTTGCCCAGGGGTGCCCTGGGAGATGCAGTCATGTCAAAGTTTAACTTGATCTTGTCCTGTTTCTCTTGCATAACTGTACCTTTCCTGGGGTTACTTGGGTCCAGCAACATCTGGAACAGGTTGTTGGGTGTATATGCTGTTCTGAATGGGGCATAATTAAACACGCCATGTTTCTTGCGTACATTTTCCACATAAACTTCCATCTCTTGCATTGCACTGTTGAAGATGCTCTTCGTCTTCTTCACAGAGAAGGGAATCTCTTTTGACATGAGGTAGCAGTTGTTAATGGGCACCCaggctctgaaaaaaaaaagataactcAATGTAATGACAATATATAAAACTAATCCTAGGCTTAATTTCTTTTCAGAGACATTTACACTCAACAACCACTGTCACTGTCTAAGCTTATAACATTATGTTTAGTAAACTGGACATGCAAATGTAGTTCAGTCTTGTCAAATGAGTTGAAATCATGTGTGAATTTGCCTCTGCAGTAAATACTGCAAGCTCACCTGTCATGTTGGCCAAAGAAGCGAGCATCTACCTGGCCATCTTTGTCTCTCAGTGCTTTAGCAGGCCAGAACGGAAAACCTTTCAGCTTAGCCCACACCAGTGGATGGGGTTGAGACTGCATACAACAAAACAAGCAATTGTATCTGATCATGCATTCAGTATTAAATTGCCCATTACCTCAAGTTCAAGAATGTTAAATGTTGTAGGTATTTGTGCAAAAAgatatcagagtctgatctacTCACACATGGTTCACAAAACCAGTTGTCTCTCTTTTGACAAGCAGACAGGTAGCATTCTGGACAAACTTCAATTTCATTCATCTGGAGATGGAAACCAGACAAGGTCTCTCACTGCAAGTATTGTGATCTTCCCTAAACAACTACACTTTAAATAACGTTTTACTATACCAGTCCCTAAGTATGAAACTCACCTCATGTTCACAGATCTTGACAATAACCTTTGCTGTTGCAGTAAGTTTATGATTCCCTGCACAAGACCCACAAACAGTCAAATACAAACCACATCGTGTTTTAactcaaacattttaaatggtaACTAACCTCCATTATAAATAATACAGTTGTGTAAAATCCATTTAGCGTCTGCCAAAAATGCCTCGGTGCAGCCATACATCTTCTTTTTGATATTCTGTGGACAAAGCACTGTTCAAGTCTTCTGGGGGTAAGTCATTCAGAGCATCTTctcaaaatcatttttttttttgcctattgCAAGAATGCAATCAAAAGCAGAACTCGTTTTGAGTTACCTTCTCTAAGGTGCATAGGTCCATGGGGTTGAAGATATACTCTGCATAGTCAGGATGCTGCTCCAGAGACACTGGTTTCTGAAATGGCTCTGTCTACACAATGTGAAAGTTGGGAATGATTATTAACTACATATGATCTGGGAAGGTCTAGTAATCCCAGACCTAAAATGATTCTATTCATgggttaaaataatataataacaatggAGATTGCCAAATGGCAATAGGTTTTATTAAGGCCTGAGACACGGATAAATGCCAACCCCTGTACCACAAACACAAATGCTATATTATTCAAAACAAGCACTTAGCCATGGCAAAAGGTACGCCACCATTTTAAATCAAGTaagaaaaattttaaaaatattacccCTGGCTGCTTCATTTTCTGCAGGGCAAACTTCAACAGGTAGGATAGCTGTTCCAAATTCAGCATGGTCATGGCTTTGCTTTGAGTCTCAATGCATTCTGCTACTGTTATTTTCTGAAACAAACAAGAGTTTGTAATATAGCAGCATGGTAACTAAGCTTTCCTCGACTCAAAAGCATGGGATCTACTGCATTTTAGATTAACAAGGGTTTGCAGTGTGAACCATATACCATGTTTAATAGCATATTGTAGGGTTGACACATATTTAATTTTAAgctggaaaaaaaccaaaaactatTTCACTGATGCAAAGTAGAGGTAGGAATGCAAGTTTATGATTTTTATAATCTCTTTAGCAAATTTCTCCCTGACTAAATATCCACTGCATAGGACCTggctggggggtggggggttaatTGACCATAGCAGTTCTTAACATGCTTTGAATGTTTACAACCAGAAAAGGTGCACAAATGTCCTTGGAAATACCACTGTTGAATGCTACATTATAGGCCTTCCTCCACACCCTACATCTCACACTCATCTAGCAGTTACCTCACACTCTGGACAGAACCAGTCGCCTTCAGGCTCGGCAGCCAGTTTGAGGCACTTGGCATGGTACACACGTGGGCAGAGCTCACAGCAGAGCACCTGGCCCTCACGGTGGCACATCCAGCAGTAGAAATCATTCCTCCCATCCTGTGGCACAACATCAACAGGGTCTGCGGTGAGTGCAGGCTGCTTGACATAGTAAAAGGGACCATGTCTTAGCTCACACTGAAATGCaggcaagagagacagaagctgcggtcaaaaacacacaccatgGCACTGCAGGCAAGAGGAGCAGCAAGGCTTTGCAAAAGTCAACACAGCACAACCACAGGACCTCTCTAAATGTAGTGGGCAAAAGCAAGGGTAGGTAACCTTCATGCTGGAGAGATGTAAGATGGATTTTGCTCAAGCCCTTGAAGGGTAATGTGAGAGTATTGAGAACAGCACAGGCTCAGAACACAATTCTGCCTCTCCAGGAGGAGGGTTGATTACTGATTCACAAAGCCACAGATACCAAGCACAGATACTGATTGCAGGGCTAACAGGGCAGAACAATTGCAATCAATCTGCAAAAGACAATGCACACTCAAAAATGTTAACTAAGATTAATTAAGTTTATAAttataagaatcattttaatattgtgaagtttGTATATTAGAAATGGCTCTTGAATATGTGGAAACagtgcatttttaaagaaatgtaatattaaaatTATGCATTTTAGTAGCGTTAAAAGTAATGAAATTAGTTAGTTATAGAATGTATTTGGCAGTTTCACAGCCATCAAAGAAATGGAAATTCtttaaaagacagaaaaaataaCTATAGTTTATCCTTTCAATTTTTCCCTTTGGGAGAATCTTTAAAGGTTCTTTGTAGAATTCGCCTAGAAAGTATTTTTCTGTCAGAAAGTGTATCAAATAGAACCTGTTTAAGAAGTTATAAATCCTTAACTACTCAGAAATCCATTcgggatttatttttttaagagtgtaatTCTGCAGTTCTGTATTTGGTATCGTGCATGGAGATTATAAAAGCTATAACCCGAATTCCAAGGCATCAATATAAGCAATACAGCACACAGGATTTATTCAAGCCCCAGGAATTCTAGTAATAGTTAGGATCTACTGCAAAGGCAAACTGAGTGTCTATACCTACATAGGCTTAAGCTAGATAGAACAAAGGTCAACATGTTGAGTCATGGAGGGCCGGATTCCAGCACAATTCGGTGATTTCACAGCTCTAAGACACCTCCTATGCCTATTAACTGGGGGTTAAGTCAGGTCTTTTAGAAATCACTAAACTGTGTTGGACCGCACACACTTCTATGATG from Ictalurus furcatus strain D&B chromosome 15, Billie_1.0, whole genome shotgun sequence harbors:
- the prkcbp1l gene encoding protein kinase C binding protein 1, like isoform X9 → MQPQSLAGEEIKTVSDVVEGMEVSVPPKVPDLGSAETTMASQKRKAPSPPHSSNGHSPSDTSPSGVKKKKKPGLVTGNNKDQDGRNDFYCWMCHREGQVLCCELCPRVYHAKCLKLAAEPEGDWFCPECEKITVAECIETQSKAMTMLNLEQLSYLLKFALQKMKQPGTEPFQKPVSLEQHPDYAEYIFNPMDLCTLEKNIKKKMYGCTEAFLADAKWILHNCIIYNGGNHKLTATAKVIVKICEHEMNEIEVCPECYLSACQKRDNWFCEPCSQPHPLVWAKLKGFPFWPAKALRDKDGQVDARFFGQHDRAWVPINNCYLMSKEIPFSVKKTKSIFNSAMQEMEVYVENVRKKHGVFNYAPFRTAYTPNNLFQMLLDPSNPRKGTVMQEKQDKIKLNFDMTASPRAPLGKSVGQRMSDIPRSPMSTNSSVHTGSDLEQDASEKGTRIPSSHCSTGEDSMDCTASPACLKTTGSPKPIPPTPVKQERMQHTASILNLNLDRIKAEMDLKELSETVLQQQQQSPSVLLTSPKKPTRSLDKTIESCKAQLGINEISEDVYQGVDHSDSDDSDKSDSSDSEYASEEEQELKNAMKNEDHEDAVFKNKKRPRPTSSQPQSNKNQSQNVTEKVASEPPLKKRASGVSEKEAQEKPRANQQTQSQRERPSAGHEGKAGVVDADSDSERELVIDLGEEQGGKERKKPKREASTISNSITKANAAVKTEGKALATASPSASPSTVPPASSSNPSTRDSTQPVLKPPNTTSAPPVTSTSTTSVPGTTSATNSSMSTVVKKQRPLLPKETAQSGQTSVVWNQTGNKIQTSSPKWHVQKVQKQQHGSQSQSPVASSNASTRYQTRQSVKAVQQKEPLSGSSSSVLTGDFLTPPASADVAADIAKYTSKIMDAIKGTMTEIYNDLSKSTTGNTVAEIRRLRIEIEKLQWLHQQELSEMKHNLELTMAEMRQSLEQERERLVSEVKKQMEVEKQQAVDETKKKQWCANCKKEAIFYCCWNTSYCDYPCQQAHWPEHMKSCTQSATASQQEPEEEASAVPVPKTSGQSPKAQHSSPASKSSPTHKTPSPKADNTKASATVSVS
- the prkcbp1l gene encoding protein kinase C binding protein 1, like isoform X6 yields the protein MQPQSLAGEEIKTVSDVVEGMEVSVPPKVPDLGSAETTMASQKRKAPSPPHSSNGHSPSDTSPSGVKKKKKPGLVTGNNKDQDGRNDFYCWMCHREGQVLCCELCPRVYHAKCLKLAAEPEGDWFCPECEKITVAECIETQSKAMTMLNLEQLSYLLKFALQKMKQPGTEPFQKPVSLEQHPDYAEYIFNPMDLCTLEKNIKKKMYGCTEAFLADAKWILHNCIIYNGGNHKLTATAKVIVKICEHEMNEIEVCPECYLSACQKRDNWFCEPCSQPHPLVWAKLKGFPFWPAKALRDKDGQVDARFFGQHDRAWVPINNCYLMSKEIPFSVKKTKSIFNSAMQEMEVYVENVRKKHGVFNYAPFRTAYTPNNLFQMLLDPSNPRKGTVMQEKQDKIKLNFDMTASPRAPLGKSVGQRMSDIPRSPMSTNSSVHTGSDLEQDASEKGTRIPSSHCSTGEDSMDCTASPACLKTTGSPKPIPPTPVKQERMQHTASILNLNLDRIKAEMDLKELSETVLQQQQQSPSVLLTSPKKPTRSLDKTIESCKAQLGINEISEDVYQGVDHSDSDDSDKSDSSDSEYASEEEQELKNAMKNEDHEDAVFKNKKRPRPTSSQPQSNKNQSQNVTEKVASEPPLKKRASGVSEKEAQEKPRANQQTQSQRERPSAGHEGKAGVVDADSDSERELVIDLGEEQGGKERKKPKREASTISNSITKANAAVKTEGKALATASPSASPSTVPPASSSNPSTRDSTQPVLKPPNTTSAPPVTSTSTTSVPGTTSATNSSMSTVVKKQRPLLPKETAQSGQTSVVWNQTGNKIQTSSPKWHVQKVQKQQHGSQSQSPVASSNASTRYQTRQSVKAVQQKEPLSGSSSSVLTGDFLTPPASADVAADIAKYTSKVSKHNIMDAIKGTMTEIYNDLSKSTTGNTVAEIRRLRIEIEKLQWLHQQELSEMKHNLELTMAEMRQSLEQERERLVSEVKKQMEVEKQQAVDETKKKQWCANCKKEAIFYCCWNTSYCDYPCQQAHWPEHMKSCTQSATASQQEPEEEASAVPVPKTSGQSPKAQHSSPASKSSPTHKTPSPKADNTKASATVSVS
- the prkcbp1l gene encoding protein kinase C binding protein 1, like isoform X8, whose translation is MQPQSLAGEEIKTVSDVVEGMEVSVPPKVPDLGSAETTMASQKRKAPSPPHSSNGHSPSDTSPSGVKKKKKPGLVTGNNKDQCELRHGPFYYVKQPALTADPVDVVPQDGRNDFYCWMCHREGQVLCCELCPRVYHAKCLKLAAEPEGDWFCPECEKITVAECIETQSKAMTMLNLEQLSYLLKFALQKMKQPGTEPFQKPVSLEQHPDYAEYIFNPMDLCTLEKNIKKKMYGCTEAFLADAKWILHNCIIYNGGNHKLTATAKVIVKICEHEMNEIEVCPECYLSACQKRDNWFCEPCSQPHPLVWAKLKGFPFWPAKALRDKDGQVDARFFGQHDRAWVPINNCYLMSKEIPFSVKKTKSIFNSAMQEMEVYVENVRKKHGVFNYAPFRTAYTPNNLFQMLLDPSNPRKGTVMQEKQDKIKLNFDMTASPRAPLGKSVGQRMSDIPRSPMSTNSSVHTGSDLEQDASEKGTRIPSSHCSTGEDSMDCTASPACLKTTGSPKPIPPTPVKQERMQHTASILNLNLDRIKAEMDLKELSETVLQQQQQSPSVLLTSPKKPTRSLDKTIESCKAQLGINEISEDVYQGVDHSDSDDSDKSDSSDSEYASEEEQELKNAMKNEDHEDAVFKNKKRPRPTSSQPQSNKNQSQNVTEKVASEPPLKKRASGVSEKEAQEKPRANQQTQSQRERPSAGHEGKAGVVDADSDSERELVIDLGEEQGGKERKKPKREASTISNSITKANAAVKTEGKALATASPSASPSTVPPASSSNPSTRDSTQPVLKPPNTTSAPPVTSTSTTSVPGTTSATNSSMSTVVKKQRPLLPKETAQSGQTSVVWNQTGNKIQTSSPKWHVQKVQKQQHGSQSQSPVASSNASTRYQTRQSVKAVQQKEPLSGSSSSVLTGDFLTPPASADVAADIAKYTSKIMDAIKGTMTEIYNDLSKSTTGNTVAEIRRLRIEIEKLQWLHQQELSEMKHNLELTMAEMRQSLEQERERLVSEVKKQMEVEKQQAVDETKKKQWCANCKKEAIFYCCWNTSYCDYPCQQAHWPEHMKSCTQSATASQQEPEEEASAVPVPKTSGQSPKAQHSSPASKSSPTHKTPSPKADNTKASATVSVS